From the Daucus carota subsp. sativus chromosome 8, DH1 v3.0, whole genome shotgun sequence genome, one window contains:
- the LOC108199416 gene encoding casein kinase 1-like protein HD16, whose amino-acid sequence MPDLRSGVRQSKRGKNVEENPAVLAPAPRRGTRRGNNLKAPVLKSPLNNPVNPANPSPMSRPAGRGRGRQTNQEKNAEIFGTGVGGRGRAVLDARAKELAAIPDVVAEKSADKLAAAEEEGSTSPLPERVQLGNSPVYKLDRKLGKGGFGQVFVGRRVTGGSGNTGPDAIEVAMKLEHRNGKGCSYGPPYEWQVYNTLNGCYGLPLVHYKGRQGDYYILVMDMLGPSLWDVWNSSNQMLSEEMVACIGVESISILEQLHSRGFVHGDVKPENFLLGQPGTANEKKLYLVDLGLASKWRDASSGRHVEYDQKPDVFRGTVRYASVHAHLGRTGSRRDDLESLAYTLIFLLKGKLPWQGFVGENKGFLVCRKKMGTSPEMLCCLCPPPFQQFLEMVTDMKFDEEPNYSKLISLFDNSIVSTASLRPIKIDGALKVGQKRGRSPFELEDSGNPRKKVRLGTPATQWISVYCSRPPMKQRYHYNVTDSRLYQHVEKAKEDGLHISSVASSSNLWAVVMDAGTGFTSQVYEISPVFLHKEWIMEQWDKNYYITSLAGASNGSALVIMSKGTSYTQQSYKVSDVFPFKWINKKWKEGFSVTSMTTAGSRWGIVMSRDAGFSNQVVELDFLYPSEGIHRRWENGYRITSAAATADQAAFILSSSKKKLQDITQETLRTSAFPSTHVKDKWSRNLYIATICYGRTVS is encoded by the exons ATGCCAGATTTGAGAAGTGGAGTTCGTCAATCAAAGAGGGGAAAAAATGTTGAGGAGAACCCTGCTGTTTTAGCTCCCGCACCTCGACGTGGCACTAGAAGAGGCAACAATTTGAAAGCTCCAGTTTTAAAATCACCTTTGAATAATCCTGTGAACCCAGCAAATCCCAGTCCAATGTCAAGACCTGCTGGTAGAGGTAGGGGTAGGCAGACAAACCAAGAGAAAAATGCTGAAATATTTGGTACTGGGGTTGGTGGTCGGGGTCGTGCAGTTTTAGATGCAAGAGCAAAGGAATTGGCTGCTATTCCCGATGTAGTGGCAGAAAAAAGTGCAGATAAGTTAGCTGCCGCTGAGGAAGAAGGAAGTACAAGTCCACTTCCTGAAAGG GTGCAGCTAGGAAATTCCCCAGTGTACAAGCTAGACCGGAAGTTGGGTAAGGGTGGGTTCGGACAAGTTTTTGTTGGAAGAAGGGTAACTGGTGGCTCTGGGAATACTGGTCCTGATGCAATTGAG GTTGCTATGAAACTTGAACATCGAAATGGCAAGGGATGTAGCTATGGTCCTCCTTATGAATGGCAAGTTTACAA CACTTTAAATGGATGCTATGGACTTCCCTTGGTCCATTATAAAGGTCGTCAAGGAGATTATTATATACTT GTCATGGACATGCTAGGACCAAGTTTATGGGATGTGTGGAACTCCAGTAATCAGAT GCTGTCGGAAGAGATGGTTGCTTGTATAGGGGTGgaatcaatatcaatattagaACAGCTTCATTCTAGAGG CTTTGTACACGGAGATGTGAAGCCAGAAAACTTCTTGCTTGGTCAGCCTGGAACAGCAAATGAGAAAAAATTGTACTTGGTTGATCTTGGTTTGG CTTCAAAATGGAGGGATGCATCCTCTGGTCGTCATGTTGAATATGACCAAAAGCCTGATGTTTTCAG GGGAACAGTGCGTTATGCAAGTGTACATGCCCATTTGGGGCGGACAGGAAGCAGAAGGGATGATCTCGAGTCATTAGCTtatactttgattttcctccttAAAGGGAAGCTTCCATGGCAAGGTTTTGTG GGAGAAAACAAAGGTTTTCTTGTATGTAGGAAGAAGATGGGAACTTCTCCAGAGATGCTCTGTTGCCTATGCCCTCCCCCGTTTCAGCAATTCCTTGAGATGGTGACTGATATGAAATTTGACGAGGAACCTAATTACTCAAAGCTGATATCCCTTTTTGATAACAGCATAGTTTCCACTGCCTCATTGAGACCAATCAAAATAGATGGTGCCTTGAAG GTCGGTCAGAAGAGGGGAAGATCTCCTTTTGAGTTGGAAGATAGTGGAAATCCTAGAAAGAAAGTCAGACTAGGTACTCCAGCAACTCAGTGGATCTCAGTCTATTGTTCCAGGCCACCAATGAAACAGAG ATACCACTATAACGTGACGGATTCAAGACTATATCAGCATGTAGAGAAAGCAAAGGAAGATGGATTGCACATTAGTTCTGTAGCTTCTTCCTCGAATCTGTGGGCGGTTGTTATGGATGCAGGGACGGGGTTCACATCCCAGGTTTATGAAATCTCACCTGTTTTCTTGCATAAG GAGTGGATAATGGAACAATGGGACAAGAATTATTACATCACTTCACTTGCTGGTGCGTCCAATGGAAGTGCCTTAGTAATAATGTCGAAGG GGACATCCTATACTCAACAATCATACAAAGTCAGTGATGTATTTCCTTTTAAATGGATCAACAAGAAGTGGAAAGAAGGCTTTTCTGTCACCTCAATGACCACTGCAGGTAGCAGATGGGGAATTGTCATGTCTCGTGATGCAGGTTTCTCTAACCAG GTTGTAGAACTTGATTTTCTGTACCCAAGTGAAGGAATTCATAGGAGATGGGAGAATGGATATCGAATAACTTCAGCTGCTGCAACTGCGGATCAAGCTGCCTTTATATTGAGTTCATCAAAGAAAAAATTACAAGATATAACACAAGAAACTTTGCGAACGTCTGCTTTCCCCAGCACCCATGTTAAG GATAAATGGTCAAGAAATTTGTATATTGCAACCATTTGTTATGGACGAACAGTGTCGTGA